One region of Cryptosporidium parvum Iowa II chromosome 4, whole genome shotgun sequence genomic DNA includes:
- a CDS encoding hypothetical protein (domain similar to KOG1564, DNA repair protein RHP57) yields the protein MCKNNNIGIIIIDSISMLIRICNLSKYCAHIILNTLFLDNQPYRLKMQQKIAKTLENMSKEYSLSIIVTNHMTKKYFDDQKKKDQFANVATGKKNLEPSLGLSWNSLICERLILKREKDLKADSEALNTISVTNSFGEVAFFKVIYS from the coding sequence ATGTgcaagaataataatattggcataataataatagattcAATAAGTATGCTCATCCGTATTTGTAATTTAAGTAAGTATTGTGctcatattattttaaatactttatttttagataaCCAACCGTATAGATTAAAAATGCAACAAAAGATTGCAAAAACTTTAGAAAACATGTCCAAAGAATACTCTCTTTCAATAATCGTCACTAATCACAtgacaaaaaaatatttcgatgatcaaaaaaaaaaagatcaaTTCGCAAATGTTGCTacaggaaaaaaaaatttagaGCCTTCTTTGGGCTTATCTTGGAATTCACTGATTTGTGAAAGGCTAATTTTGAAACGTGAAAAGGATCTTAAGGCTGATAGTGAAGCTTTAAATACCATTTCCGTAACCAACAGTTTTGGTGAAGTTGCATTTTTTAAGGTAATTTATTcctaa
- a CDS encoding cyclin B like, translated as MTILFKKLKENETFKHFFRQVSKYLEGNSDESKENKSNISKCNLKTNYQLIKRENGKENNYISVNNTEFSSGIFEFSNNFEKSEYNESKPVKKFKFNIGQIFTNRILSKQNDYNMKRIYTYYRECYKKQIEPGKTLIDFRREIIGEMSEIIWKYHLNEEILFLTVHFMDNVIIKDQIEEENSLERLRYLGFTCLYITIKIERVVNFNFKEIIKKLSLNSIKLISMEKYVLNQLTFKLNPISSLFLLQFQMGIIMESYLKDIIGVENIDYSRKNSENKYFNYSYSDKYNSQIVQSYNSNRVGNEDQLENSSSLLINVLNMKSSKGINKVLEYFISCYLLEICLYDIEILKYSPLSQAVSALFIAKECLGARKDSIEEECINEYFNMEVLIEDYVYRNINAIKRTLKYPYIKKISTTKKYLTNEYMNAANYVLRLIYPK; from the coding sequence atgacaatattatttaaaaaacttaaagaaaatgaaacaTTTAAACATTTCTTTCGTCAAGTCTCAAAATACTTGGAAGGTAACTCAGATGAAAgcaaagaaaataaaagtaatatcTCTAAATGTAACTTAAAGAcaaattatcaattaataaaaagagaaaatggtaaagaaaataattatattagtGTCAATAACACTGAGTTTTCATCTggaatttttgaatttagtAATAACTTCGAAAAAAGTGAATATAATGAATCAAAACCAgttaaaaaattcaaatttaacaTTGGGCAGATTTTCACAAATAGGATTCTTTCTAAACAAAATGATTATAATATGAAAAGGATTTATACATATTATAGAGAATGTTACAAAAAACAAATTGAGCCAGGTAAAACCTTAATAGATTTTAGAAGAGAGATAATCGGAGAAATGtcagaaattatttggaaatatcaccttaatgaagaaatacTTTTCCTTACAGTACATTTCATGGataatgttattattaaagatcaAATAGAGGAAGAAAACTCATTAGAAAGATTAAGATATTTGGGCTTCACATGTCTATATATCactattaaaattgaaagagTGGTGaattttaactttaaagaaattattaaaaagctttctttaaattctattaaattaattagtaTGGAGAAATATGTGTTAAATCAACTTACATTTAAGTTGAACCCTATTTCATCACTCTTTCTTCTGCAATTTCAAATGGGAATTATAATGGAAAGCTATTTAAAGGATATTATTGGGgtagaaaatattgactATTCAAGGAAAAActcagaaaataaatattttaattatagtTATTcagataaatataatagCCAGATTGTTCAAAgttataattcaaatagaGTTGGAAACGAAGATCAATTGGAGAACAGTTCATCACTATTAATCAATGTATTGAATATGAAAAGTAGCAAAGGGATAAATAAAGTATTGGAATATTTCATCAGCTGTTATTTATTGGAGATATGCCTCTatgatattgaaatattaaaatattctcCTTTATCTCAAGCAGTTTCTGCACTATTCATTGCGAAAGAATGTTTAGGAGCAAGAAAGGATAGCATTGAGGAAGAATGTATTAACGAATATTTTAACATGGAAGTATTGATCGAGGATTATGTGTacagaaatattaatgcgATTAAAAGAACATTAAAATATCCCtacattaaaaaaatttctaCAACAAAGAAATACCTAACGAATGAATATATGAACGCAGCTAATTATGTTTTGAGGCTTATATACCCAAAATAA
- a CDS encoding centromeric histone h3-like protein, cse4 like, translating into GTVALREIRKYQASTDLLIAKLPFARVVREVTLKFVPHGEMWRWNAEALHAIQCAAEAFLQGLFEDAYLCTLHSKRVTLLPRDIRLARQLRGRYGDFI; encoded by the coding sequence ggAACGGTTGCATTAAgagaaattagaaaatatcAAGCCTCAACTGATTTACTTATTGCTAAACTACCTTTTGCTCGCGTTGTTAGAGAGGTTACATTAAAATTTGTGCCACATGGCGAAATGTGGAGATGGAATGCAGAGGCTTTGCATGCTATTCAATGCGCAGCAGAAGCATTTTTACAAGGGTTATTCGAGGATGCATATTTATGCACATTGCACTCCAAAAGAGTTACATTACTACCAAGAGATATAAGATTAGCTAGACAATTAAGAGGCAGGTATGGAGACTTTatttaa
- a CDS encoding SMART RPR domain at NH2 terminus, SMART AZnF_C2H2, which yields SHCVIHLILEKLVRIRYAEVLRNLRGPAGSGKMIQNLTLLAEDQRQYAHIIASVILEEIPRSDIPRKYVLLCLVDSIVRKCRSGSIFFPYFLPYIAPYFAEAYTTKTSPQILRSLEKLLKVWSDSFPQDIVQKLISTTNSVRSKLNEPPIEIEVNNINSVSSKLTSPNLSTGSNIAPSSSVGINGTTTNTAETSHAGTEAARLNEIYTSISRTIIKKCNISDGGNILLNKLVSDPIVHKIAYLNTYGKIQESQKLMDTLVMNIESNNFEHKHVNPINDQLPVSKRQKQEITINKVNRNSEVNSMNQTHFNHSNSQSVKQIGIPSSLQQHVSPPQMSSNQSVKLPATSNPVVSPSVSAAAAAAAAAAAAVVQSKAQIQHQKHQSGILSAQPIISQPQSKMNIPHSSTAPQQLSPTVSSSISSASTLSTSGIAGNIKKTFSPRFLENSTSSILFSVWNQLFRGNSRIESDNLRRIDSYVIDGRGDQSIFLEGLQVKEISNLLLLFKKLQENVDASIQFKRSVWLKSHFIRKRIIDNINDFNLQANVSMYYAERPNQCHTCGYRFIDSKKKESHIQIHLTKNLIFRQRKQSSNFQILWPSLQDWIYSSDKNILGETSPEISGESKDFMSDNDKLGNSIGEKSNDFTNEVSQISDKNISFDDLFNSLFKRKPGKHMASETNREHKGINDNSIEVNLIDSSSNPTVKVSSSIGVSKNILLAQYINYLKNFSNFDFESLLNKLVTITNDTNNDIYGKIIKDVDDICNSLSSLWNEMTQSVITTYTPVDHLHMVCDICHESLNIKWCSINKSWISTDAIALTQSSTKYTFEDENRKSSSHNLILAVVDTSQDASITKLNSIKEKINDKMLSFIQWKFPTRVLNNSNQIIKFRPFKENCSSIGSGNSSVQNLVGDKFVTAHKSCFIHYFIYNDINNRISNFLKGKTQKYKYSIPNLSDINMNSINIKTVQKENNKKFLFM from the coding sequence TCTCATTGCGttattcatttaattttagaGAAACTAGTTCGAATAAGGTACGCTGAAGTTCTAAGAAATTTAAGAGGGCCTGCAGGATCAGGAAAGATGATTCAGAATTTAACTTTGCTTGCAGAAGATCAGCGACAATATGCCCATATTATTGCAAGCGTTATTTTAGAAGAGATTCCAAGGTCAGATATTCCAAGGAAGTATGTTCTTTTATGTTTGGTAGACTCTATCGTTCGCAAATGCCGATCGGGTTCTATATtttttccatattttttGCCTTATATCGCACCATACTTTGCCGAAGCTTACACAACAAAAACATCACCTCAAATACTACGTTCCTTAGAAAAACTTTTGAAAGTATGGAGTGATTCGTTCCCTCAAGATATTGTTCAAAAACTTATTTCCACTACTAATAGTGTGCGATCAAAATTGAATGAGCCACCAATAGAAATAGAAGTTAATAACATAAACTCCGTATCTTCTAAATTAACAAGCCCCAATTTAAGCACTGGAAGTAATATAGCCCCCAGCTCTAGCGTTGGTATAAACGGGACTACTACAAACACAGCTGAAACGTCACATGCAGGAACGGAAGCTGCTAGACTTAACGAAATATATACAAGTATCTCAAGAACAATTATAAAAAAGTGTAACATCTCTGATGGAGGTAATATTCTATTGAATAAGTTGGTTTCAGATCCTATTGTACATAAGATAGCATACTTGAACACTTATGGGAAGATTCAAGAGTCCCAAAAGTTAATGGACACTTTGGTAATGAATATAGagtcaaataattttgaacaTAAACATGTTAACCCTATAAATGATCAACTTCCAGTTAGTAAAAGACAAAAACAAGAGATTACAATTAACAAAGTAAATAGGAACTCTGAGGTTAATTCAATGAATCAAACTCACTTTAATCATTCAAATTCCCAATCTGTAAAACAGATCGGAATACCTTCTTCTCTACAGCAGCATGTCTCTCCTCCTCAAATGTCTTCCAATCAATCTGTTAAACTACCAGCAACTTCAAATCCTGTTGTATCTCCATCAGTCTCAGCAGCAGCAGCAGCAGCAGCGGCCGCTGCCGCTGCAGTAGTACAATCCAAGGCACAGATTCAACATCAAAAACACCAATCTGGTATTTTATCCGCACAACCAATTATTTCCCAGCCTCAatcaaaaatgaatattccTCACTCTAGCACCGCCCCACAACAGTTGTCTCCAACGGtatcatcttcaatatcttcTGCATCGACATTAAGCACATCAGGGATTGCtggtaatattaaaaaaacattttCACCAAGATTTTTAGAAAATAGTACATCATCCATTTTGTTTTCTGTTTGGAATCAACTATTTCGTGGTAATTCAAGAATAGAATCTGATAATCTAAGGAGAATAGATTCATACGTTATAGACGGTAGAGGGGAtcaaagtatttttttGGAAGGCCTTCaagttaaagaaataaGTAATTTGCTacttttattcaaaaaactCCAAGAGAATGTTGACGCTTCAATTCAGTTCAAAAGATCTGTTTGGTTAAAATCACATTTCATTaggaaaagaataattgataatataaatGATTTCAATTTGCAGGCAAATGTTTCGATGTATTATGCTGAGAGACCGAATCAATGCCATACTTGTGGCTATAGATTTATTGACAgcaaaaagaaagaatcgcatattcaaattcatctaACGAAAAATCTTATATTTAGACAAAGAAAACAAAGTTCAAACTTTCAAATTCTATGGCCTTCTCTTCAGGATTGGATTTACAGTTCcgataaaaatatattaggTGAGACCTCACCCGAAATTTCTGGTGAAAGTAAGGATTTTATGAGCGATAATGACAAATTAGGAAATTCAATTGGTGAGAAATCGAATGATTTCACGAATGAAGTTTCTCAAATTAGTGACAAGAATATCAGCTTTGATGATCTATTTAACTCATTGTTCAAAAGAAAGCCAGGAAAGCATATGGCTTCTGAAACAAATAGAGAACATAAAGGgattaatgataattcaattgaagttaatttaattgattctAGTTCTAATCCAACTGTTAAAGTTTCATCTTCTATTGGTGTATCCAAAAATATCTTGTTGGCTCAATacataaattatttaaaaaatttttctaattttgattttgaatcGTTATTAAATAAACTTGTAACAATCACTAATGATACGAACAACGATATTTAtggaaaaataattaaagatgtAGATGACATTTGCAATAGTTTGTCTTCACTTTGGAATGAAATGACACAAAGTGTAATTACTACCTATACTCCAGTTGATCATTTACATATGGTTTGCGATATTTGTCATGAATCactaaatattaaatggtgctcaattaataaatcttgGATTTCAACTGACGCAATAGCTCTCACACAAAGTTCCACTAAATATACatttgaagatgaaaatagGAAAAGCTCATCTCATAATTTAATCTTGGCTGTGGTTGATACATCTCAAGACGCAAGTATTACTAAATTAAACAGCATTAAGGAAAAAATTAACGACAAAATGTTAAGCTTTATTCAGTGGAAGTTCCCTACAAGagtattaaataattcgaaccaaataattaaatttaggCCCTTTAAGGAAAATTGTTCATCAATTGGATCAGGAAATAGTTCCGTCCAGAATCTAGTTGGAGATAAGTTTGTTACCGCACATAAGTCGTGCTTTATACACTACTTCATTTATAAcgatattaataatagaatctCAAACTTTCTTAAAGGGAAAACACAGAAATATAAGTATTCAATTCCAAATCTAAGTGATATTAACATGAAcagtattaatatcaaaacAGTTCAGAAggagaataataaaaagtttttatttatGTAG
- a CDS encoding DHHC family palmitoyl transferase with 4 transmembrane regions, protein IYFLLLHIIFWGRFFEFGMNDSDNAFNKSKTPCCILEEDLENEIIRKNGFQKPFVALQILIWALFGSNILAYYTFVIPSLPLLLATIIGIISAILCIIVFTLGWKVTAINPGYSEEDSLFNSSNLNCSECKICHLFFEENSKHCKLCNKCIPRYDHHCKWLNTCIGEKNYRHFFLLLFFVTMLLIMIIIATISSIIMETINNNTYIYWNSRLYFWSPITFYTIGVLILAIDIPLLILNGHLFVLHCYLVFRGVTTYEYLTKIVIEDETSKNKPGICCCCNTDDFCRQIVSSVDWIVADRKKIAAKKNKIKEEKENTSKGESNYDNANIHNLVGLELSNIKQLDYEEQSISPARGSFRTK, encoded by the coding sequence ATCTATTTTTTACTGTTgcatataatattttgggGCAGATTTTTTGAGTTTGGGATGAATGATAGTGATAATgcttttaataaatctaaGACACCATGCTGTATTTTAGAGGAAGATCTcgaaaatgaaattattagaaaaaatgGATTTCAAAAGCCATTCGTTGCATTACAAATTCTGATTTGGGCATTATTTGGCTCAAACATTTTGGCGTATTATACGTTTGTTATTCCCTCTCTACCACTATTGCTAGCTACTATTATCGGAATAATTTCTGCAATACTTTGCATAATTGTCTTTACATTAGGATGGAAAGTAACAGCTATTAATCCCGGCTATTCTGAAGAAGACTCTTTATTTAACTCATCGAACCTTAACTGCAGTGAGTGTAAGATTTgccatttattttttgaggAAAATAGTAAACATTGCAAACTTTGTAATAAATGTATCCCACGCTATGACCATCACTGCAAGTGGCTTAATACTTGTATTGGCGAAAAAAATTATCGGCATTTCTTTTTGCTTTTGTTTTTTGTGACAATGCTCCttattatgattattataGCAACAATATCTTCGATAATAATGGAAActataaataataacacATATATCTATTGGAATTCAAGACTTTATTTTTGGTCTCCAATAACGTTTTACACCATAGGAGTATTAATACTGGCTATTGATATTCCtttgttaattttaaatGGACACCTCTTTGTATTACACTGTTATTTGGTTTTCAGAGGGGTTACAACTTACGAATATCTTACAAAGATTGTTATAGAAGATGAAACTAGTAAAAATAAGCCAGGAATTTGTTGTTGCTGTAATACGGATGACTTTTGCAGACAAATTGTTTCGTCTGTAGACTGGATAGTTGCAGATCGGAAAAAAATAGctgcaaaaaaaaataaaataaaagaagaaaaagaaaatacgAGCAAAGGAGAGTCCAATTATGATAATGCCAATATTCACAATTTAGTAGGTTTagaattatcaaatattaaacaattaGACTACGAAGAGCAATCAATTTCTCCGGCAAGAGGATCATTTCGGACAAAATAA
- a CDS encoding hypothetical protein (similar to vacuole import and degradation protein VID27) codes for MNIEDDIIMSGVNPNDDQKENYIFNFKNIHYFHSNKQGEFIIITRSGQDLVKFVFEFENMDLHILSFLSYNITLSLRSLCSIKDQIPIELYEHDDTITKKKRDSILSFNAEEWKPISLNAICELLSSKDFKDTIFSIKNLSGKGEVLFASIIGDNILFLPKLSERVVEFYGFNQDEIRKRYRIHFKRIQNEGEDNKSFYSSEEEIDGFIAKLLEHIDQVNPEEKRPRKSISEIIKNEVSDYGVSYKMDLDDNYNPSKDQIMWECSDNESDHTCSADEVENECYSTPRRVTKNNELYLNHKYMLIGHENTFVGRANRRNGKSEIAVFKNTESEGSNYNISGTPARNISVIKNIEFENQSVLPVGGQLHNCETQMLFLSETDPNYVYQMDLTNEKILRRWDANGLPISCLGLSSKDSQSTPVPTFLGLSNSAMFIMDSRIKESSNRFTSKIYRSNVLFSSMATDKDGHILIGNDLGELRLYDGTMNKDGEFKKAKTLLNSFGSPIISVDVTRNGNWILATTKNCIHLYPVTEQEENSGSEGRNGFVSSLRNKPPSRKLRLKPEDLFHYKITEVNFTPARFDQCQGPEGFWAETKIVTSIDNFVIVWDFEAVKRGNLYSYSIKEVESRVEDCSTFYNNSDSVVLAYKDDLKIHKLNRKNKRSIYSR; via the coding sequence atgaatattgaagatgacATAATCATGAGCGGTGTAAATCCAAATGAtgatcaaaaagaaaattatatattcaattttaagAATATACATTACTTTCATAGTAATAAACAGGGtgaatttataattattacgAGGTCAGGACAAGATTTGGTAAAATTCGTTTTCGAGTTTGAAAATATGGATCTACATATTCTTTCATTCTTATCGTATAATATAACATTGTCTCTTCGTTCTCTCTGCAGTATAAAAGATCAAATCCCAATAGAATTGTATGAACACGATGATACAATAactaaaaagaaaagagaTTCTATTTTGAGCTTTAACGCTGAAGAATGGAAGCCAATAAGCCTAAATGCTATTTGCGAGCTTTTGTCGAGTAAAGACTTCAAAGACAcaattttttctattaagaATTTATCAGGAAAAGGCGAAGTACTGTTTGCCAGTATAATTGGGGATaacattctttttttgcCTAAATTAAGTGAAAGAGTTGTTGAATTTTATGGGTTTAATCAGGACgaaataagaaaaagatatcgaattcattttaaaagaatacaGAATGAAGGCGAAGATAACAAATCCTTCTATAGCTCAGAGGAAGAAATTGATGGATTTATTGCTAAACTTTTAGAGCACATAGATCAAGTAAATCCGGAAGAAAAAAGGCCAAGAAAAAGTATTTCtgaaatcattaaaaaCGAAGTTTCAGACTATGGAGTGAGTTATAAAATGGACCTGGATGATAACTATAATCCCAGCAAAGATCAGATTATGTGGGAATGCAGCGATAATGAAAGTGACCACACTTGTTCAGCTGATGAAGTAGAAAATGAATGTTATTCAACTCCTAGGAGAGTAACAAAAAATAACGAATTGTATTTGAATCACAAATATATGTTAATAGGACATGAAAATACTTTTGTTGGTAGGGCAAATAGGCGTAATGGGAAGTCAGAAATTGCTGTATTTAAAAACACAGAATCGGAAGGAAgcaattataatattagtgGAACTCCTGCAAGAAATATTTCtgtaattaaaaatattgaattcgAAAATCAAAGTGTACTTCCTGTAGGAGGCCAACTACACAACTGTGAAACCCAAATGTTGTTTCTGTCGGAAACAGATCCTAATTATGTTTATCAAATGGATTTGacaaatgaaaaaattttaCGTCGTTGGGATGCAAATGGACTTCCAATTTCTTGTTTAGGACTGTCAAGCAAAGATTCTCAATCCACTCCAGTTCCAACGTTTTTGGGATTAAGTAACAGCGCAATGTTTATAATGGATAGTAGGATCAAGGAGTCTTCCAACAGATTTACTTCAAAGATATATAGGTCTAATGTTCTTTTTAGTAGTATGGCAACTGATAAAGATGGACATATATTGATTGGCAACGACTTAGGAGAGCTAAGATTATATGATGGTACAATGAACAAAGATGGAGAATTTAAAAAGGCAAAGACACTACTTAATTCATTTGGGTCTCCAATTATATCCGTAGATGTGACTAGAAATGGTAATTGGATTCTCGCAACTACAAAAAATTGTATTCACTTATATCCAGTAACTGAGCAAGAAGAAAACTCTGGATCTGAAGGTAGAAATGGATTTGTTTCAAGTCTGAGGAATAAACCTCCATCCAGGAAACTGCGTTTAAAGCCCGAAGATTTGTTTCATTACAAAATTACAGAAGTTAACTTCACGCCTGCCAGATTTGACCAATGCCAAGGGCCAGAAGGATTTTGGGCGGAAACTAAAATCGTTACAAGCATAGATAATTTTGTTATAGTTTGGGACTTTGAAGCCGTAAAAAGAGGTAATCTATATTCttattcaattaaagaagTTGAAAGTAGAGTTGAGGATTGTTCTACcttttataataatagcGATTCAGTTGTACTGGCGTACAAAGATGATCTTAAAATCCACAAacttaatagaaaaaacaAGAGAAGTATTTATTCAAGGTAA